In one window of Ruminococcus albus AD2013 DNA:
- a CDS encoding sigma-70 family RNA polymerase sigma factor: protein MEEPTGSDKDGNSLSLMDILTDSEDVAERIELLVRAEQMYIDLDKCLDDREKEIIVMRYGLFGKPALTQREAAKKLGISRSYVSRIEKRALEKLRHELE from the coding sequence ATGGAAGAGCCGACAGGTTCAGACAAAGACGGTAACAGTCTTTCACTTATGGATATACTGACCGACAGCGAGGACGTTGCGGAGCGTATAGAACTTCTTGTCCGTGCGGAACAGATGTATATCGATCTTGATAAGTGCCTTGATGATCGTGAGAAGGAGATAATTGTTATGAGGTACGGGCTTTTCGGCAAACCTGCCCTCACTCAGCGTGAGGCGGCTAAAAAGCTGGGGATATCCAGGTCGTATGTATCGCGGATAGAAAAAAGGGCTTTGGAGAAGCTGAGGCATGAACTGGAATAA
- a CDS encoding recombinase family protein, with the protein MPDNRKYAIYSRKSKFTGKGESIENQIEICRRALKSKYDVVDEDIVEFEDEGFSGGNTKRPKFQEMMERCRNGEFQLVICYRLDRISRNTSDFVNTYEELKEHSVSFRSVSDNIDDTSPMGRAMMMISSVFAQLERDIIAERITDNMHELAKSGRWLGGNPPTGYRSAETVGSKTVDGKIHKARMLEKNPEEAELVRLVFTKFVELRSITKVETYLLNNDFKSKKGNTLSRFAIKTILQNPVYAIADEDTWVYLNEKDMQLYGSHDDFDGIHGIMAYNKTIQKKGRSMKQKAPSEWIVAVGKHEGIIEGKRWVEVQHLLEKNRDKAYRRPKSNTALLSGLLFCACCGSFMRPKLSSRVNKQGEKVYDYLCELKERSHGLKCDNKRINGNELDRQICDEIKHLGEDDSELMKLLRNSQKSLNETFADSQAEIDRLTEKKKQYESERTNLVKALTLAGDTMAADDIISQINDLHTKTSELERQISEHRRLMENSDITDEQYQSLADMLSSFAKTIDTLDVMKKRDVIRCFVRRVEWDGENIHLYLMGAESGGADVPHSEPECECSKRDTHAFPLPEKDG; encoded by the coding sequence ATGCCTGATAACAGAAAATACGCAATTTACAGCCGCAAATCCAAATTCACCGGTAAAGGTGAGAGCATTGAAAACCAGATTGAGATATGCAGACGGGCGTTGAAAAGCAAATATGATGTAGTTGATGAGGACATTGTGGAGTTCGAGGATGAGGGCTTTTCGGGTGGCAACACCAAGCGCCCGAAATTTCAGGAGATGATGGAGCGCTGCCGCAATGGTGAGTTTCAGTTGGTTATTTGCTACCGTCTTGACAGGATAAGCCGCAACACATCGGACTTTGTGAACACCTATGAGGAGCTGAAAGAACACAGCGTTAGTTTTCGTTCGGTCAGCGACAACATTGATGATACCTCGCCTATGGGCAGGGCTATGATGATGATAAGCTCGGTTTTTGCACAGCTGGAGCGTGACATTATTGCAGAGAGAATAACCGACAATATGCATGAGCTTGCAAAGTCGGGACGGTGGTTGGGCGGCAATCCGCCAACGGGTTACAGGAGTGCCGAGACCGTAGGCAGTAAGACGGTTGATGGCAAGATACATAAGGCGAGAATGCTGGAGAAAAATCCCGAAGAGGCAGAGCTTGTCAGGCTGGTGTTCACTAAGTTTGTTGAACTGCGTTCTATTACTAAGGTGGAGACCTATCTGCTCAATAATGATTTCAAGTCGAAAAAGGGCAACACGCTTTCGAGGTTTGCCATTAAGACCATTCTGCAAAACCCTGTATATGCCATTGCTGACGAGGATACATGGGTATATTTGAACGAAAAAGATATGCAGTTGTACGGTTCACACGATGACTTTGACGGCATTCACGGTATTATGGCGTACAACAAGACCATACAGAAAAAGGGAAGGTCAATGAAGCAGAAAGCTCCAAGCGAGTGGATAGTGGCTGTTGGCAAGCACGAGGGAATTATCGAGGGCAAGCGCTGGGTAGAGGTACAGCATCTGCTTGAAAAGAACAGGGACAAGGCATACCGAAGGCCCAAGAGCAATACCGCACTTCTGTCGGGACTGCTGTTTTGTGCGTGCTGTGGAAGCTTTATGCGCCCAAAGCTTTCATCAAGGGTCAACAAGCAGGGCGAGAAGGTATATGATTACCTTTGCGAGCTCAAAGAAAGAAGTCACGGTCTCAAGTGTGATAATAAGCGAATTAACGGCAACGAGCTTGACCGTCAGATATGCGATGAGATAAAGCACCTGGGCGAGGACGATTCGGAGCTGATGAAGCTGCTAAGAAATTCACAGAAGAGTTTGAATGAGACATTCGCTGATTCGCAGGCAGAAATCGACAGGCTGACTGAAAAGAAAAAGCAGTATGAATCCGAGCGCACAAATCTTGTTAAGGCTTTGACTTTGGCAGGCGATACTATGGCTGCTGATGACATCATCTCGCAAATAAACGATCTGCACACTAAGACTTCCGAGCTTGAAAGGCAGATATCCGAGCACCGCAGGCTTATGGAAAACAGCGACATCACCGACGAGCAGTATCAAAGCCTTGCGGATATGCTGTCGTCATTCGCTAAAACTATTGACACATTAGATGTTATGAAAAAGCGTGATGTTATACGCTGCTTCGTGCGTCGTGTTGAGTGGGACGGCGAGAATATCCACCTGTATCTTATGGGCGCAGAAAGCGGGGGTGCTGATGTGCCGCATTCAGAGCCGGAGTGCGAGTGTAGCAAACGAGATACTCATGCATTTCCGCTCCCTGAAAAAGACGGCTAA